In Pedobacter sp. SL55, the following proteins share a genomic window:
- a CDS encoding histone H1 has translation MKKFAEVKALVAALEADVDKFYSKSNSAAGTRVRKGMQDLKNLAQSIRLEVQETKNKA, from the coding sequence ATGAAAAAATTTGCTGAAGTAAAAGCACTAGTAGCAGCTTTAGAAGCTGATGTGGACAAGTTCTATTCTAAATCTAACAGCGCAGCTGGAACACGTGTACGTAAAGGAATGCAAGATTTAAAAAATCTGGCACAAAGTATTCGTTTAGAAGTGCAAGAAACTAAAAACAAAGCT
- a CDS encoding aminotransferase class I/II-fold pyridoxal phosphate-dependent enzyme, which translates to MDIFDKVAKRMGPLGQHQKWSHGYFSFPKLEGEIAPHMKFNGKELLVWSLNNYLGLANHPEVRKADEQGAADFGMAYPMGARMMSGNSKYHEQLEQDLASFVGKEDAFLLNFGYQGMVSIIDALLDRNDVVVYDGESHACILDGLRLHMGKRFVYKHNNVEDARKQLQRATKLVEQTGGGILLITEGVFGMSGAQGKLKELIELKKEFNFRLLIDDAHGFGTMGATGAGTHEAQDSIEGVDVYFATFAKSMAGIGAFVASTKQLTDYFRYNMRSQTFAKALPMPMVIGLMKRLELLKNSPELREKLWTIATALQSGLRERGFDIGITDTVVTPVFFKGDLAEATALTHDLRQNYGVFCSIVMYPVIPKGMIELRLIPTAVHTLADVELTLNAFSEVADKLKTGYYQQNLFPTGE; encoded by the coding sequence TTGGATATTTTTGATAAAGTAGCAAAACGCATGGGGCCCCTTGGTCAACACCAAAAATGGTCGCATGGGTATTTTTCTTTTCCAAAATTAGAGGGAGAGATTGCACCACACATGAAATTTAACGGCAAAGAACTTTTGGTATGGAGCTTAAACAATTACTTAGGTTTAGCTAATCATCCGGAAGTAAGAAAAGCAGATGAGCAGGGTGCTGCAGATTTTGGTATGGCTTACCCAATGGGCGCCCGTATGATGTCGGGAAACTCTAAGTACCACGAGCAACTAGAGCAAGATTTGGCAAGCTTTGTCGGTAAAGAAGATGCGTTTCTCTTAAACTTTGGTTACCAAGGGATGGTATCTATTATCGATGCTTTATTAGACAGAAACGATGTAGTAGTTTACGACGGCGAATCGCATGCGTGTATTTTAGATGGACTACGTTTACACATGGGCAAGCGTTTTGTGTACAAACACAACAACGTAGAAGATGCCCGCAAACAGTTACAAAGAGCTACTAAATTAGTTGAGCAAACTGGTGGTGGTATCCTGTTAATTACCGAAGGTGTTTTTGGCATGTCTGGTGCGCAAGGTAAATTAAAGGAATTAATTGAGCTTAAAAAAGAATTCAATTTCCGTTTGTTGATAGATGATGCGCATGGTTTTGGTACCATGGGTGCTACTGGTGCTGGTACACACGAGGCACAAGATAGCATTGAAGGTGTAGATGTATACTTTGCTACTTTCGCAAAATCGATGGCAGGCATTGGAGCATTTGTTGCTTCTACTAAACAATTAACTGATTATTTTAGGTATAACATGCGTTCTCAGACTTTTGCAAAGGCTTTGCCTATGCCAATGGTAATAGGTTTAATGAAACGCTTAGAGCTGCTTAAAAATAGCCCAGAGTTAAGAGAAAAACTTTGGACCATTGCTACAGCGCTACAAAGCGGACTAAGAGAGCGTGGTTTTGACATTGGTATAACCGATACCGTGGTTACGCCAGTATTTTTTAAAGGAGATTTGGCAGAAGCTACCGCACTTACACACGATCTAAGGCAAAACTATGGTGTTTTCTGCTCTATTGTAATGTATCCAGTTATTCCCAAAGGGATGATAGAATTGCGCTTAATTCCAACTGCAGTACATACGTTAGCCGATGTTGAACTTACCTTAAATGCATTTAGCGAAGTTGCAGATAAATTAAAAACTGGCTATTACCAGCAAAACCTATTTCCAACTGGCGAATAA